TATGCGACAGGTAGGAGTCGATCCGGACACCGGCGCATTCGATGTAGATGTGGTCGCATCCGGAACAAGCAAGAGCCAGAGAGATAAGATTCATCTGATAAAAGAAATCATTACACGTGTCAGTGAAAGGCATGCCGGTTCAAAGGCACCTCTTGAAGAAGTCTATGCAGAAGCTGAGAGCGAAAACATAGACAGGGAAAGGGCAGAAGAGCTTGTCACAAAAATGAAAAGGCAGGGGGATCTCCTTGCACCTGATAATAAACACATAAAATTAGTATGATAAAGTGAACACATGTACCTGAAAATACACAAATCCGGAAATCAGATGATCGTTGCAGTTTGCGATAAAGAACTGATAGGTAAAAAGCTTAAAAAAGGCGAACTGGTCATCGAGATCAGTGAAGGATTCTACAAAGGCGAGATAGCATCTGAAGAAAAGATCATCGAAGCTATATCAAACGCCACAACCGCAAATATATTTGGCAGTCGCGCAGTCCAATGCGCCATCGATGCCGGCGTGATCGAATCCGGATGCGTTATATATATTGAAGGAATACCACATGCACAATTATATAGATTATAAAATATTACAATTCTGACATAAATTTGGTGGAACTATGAGTGAGAGTACACAAAATAATGAAGTTTCCATTCTTGACAAAAATGAATTGATCAAGAATGTGATCACGAAGCACAAACGCCTTTTAGAAGAATACAACAAAGAGTTCAGCGGACTCGAAGAGAAAGTAAAGGCATTGAACGAAAAGATAGAATCTTCCAGGAAAGAAAAGGAAGACGTATTGAGCCGAACTGAACTGCTAAAAGAAAAGCGTCAACAGCTATACCACCAGGCAGAGAACACACTCGAAGAAATGTTTGACGTTATCGATGAAAAACTACTGGATAACAAGCTTATGCATGGCATCCACGATGACATCACAAAGGTAAAGCGAGTTATTAAGATCGATGAAGAGAAGAAGGTCGTAGACGAACTTCTCCAAAAACTGGATGGCATGGGAACCCATGAAGATGTCCAGAAATCCGTTCAGCAAATAAGGACAAGGGTAAATGAAGCCATCATTTCCAGTACCGAACTTGCAAATATATTCGGGACTGAGAAGAACTTTGAAAATGCCTTCCAAAAAGCAAGAGATGAACTCAAAGAGGTCTCACCTCGCCACGGCTGGCTTGACAACAGAATAAAGAGTCACAATGAAGCTCTTGAATACTGGGAAAAGCTTCCATCCAGTGAAGAGAGCACTCAGGAGGTAAACGCATGAGCGACTTACCAGATGCATCAATCATGAACGAAAAGGATCTTAAAAATGTGGTAAACGACTACAGAACAAAGATCTCACAGAACGAGCGTACCCTAAAAGCTGTTTTCAGAGACCTGAAGCTACACCGAACGAACATCGATGAGCTGAAAGAAAAAAGGGACAAGCTAAATGCACAGGTAAAAGAACTGGCAAAAAAGGCACGTGAAGAAAAAACACTACGTGATGCAGTGAATGAAAAGATCGCTGAGATCAAGGCTTCAAATGAGAAGATACGTGGTGAAAAGGACAAGATCACAGGTAGCATTTCAGAGCTTAAAGCAAAACGTGATGAGTACAATAAGCTTTCCCGCGGAAGTGTTGAATCCCTCACAAAAGCATATGCTGCAGAGCTTGACAAGTTCCTGAATGCCGACATTCCACTAAAACATGAGATCGATATCTTTGGAAGACTTACGGAGCTTCAACAGAGGATCGACTCTGCAAGCAATGCAGACGATATCCACAAGAAGATAGTCGAAACATACAAGCAATCCGAATCGATCTACAAATCAGATGGAACCATTAGCGGTAGCGTTAAGGATCTCGCAGAAGATTCACAGAAGCACCATCTTGCAATGCTTGATAGCTACAAGAAGGTCGATGAGCTTCGCAAAGAAGCGGATATGTACCACTCACAGATCAAGGAAACATATGATGTAGTATCCCCGATAAGAGAAAAGATCGATCCACTTAAAGCTAAGATCTCACAGCT
This genomic window from Methanococcoides sp. AM1 contains:
- a CDS encoding coiled-coil protein translates to MSDLPDASIMNEKDLKNVVNDYRTKISQNERTLKAVFRDLKLHRTNIDELKEKRDKLNAQVKELAKKAREEKTLRDAVNEKIAEIKASNEKIRGEKDKITGSISELKAKRDEYNKLSRGSVESLTKAYAAELDKFLNADIPLKHEIDIFGRLTELQQRIDSASNADDIHKKIVETYKQSESIYKSDGTISGSVKDLAEDSQKHHLAMLDSYKKVDELRKEADMYHSQIKETYDVVSPIREKIDPLKAKISQLRDELSVYLDKLNDIQLEKDEKKIDEKHNVAKEKFEKTGKMSLQDLKLLMEKGDIKF
- a CDS encoding DUF424 domain-containing protein; translation: MYLKIHKSGNQMIVAVCDKELIGKKLKKGELVIEISEGFYKGEIASEEKIIEAISNATTANIFGSRAVQCAIDAGVIESGCVIYIEGIPHAQLYRL